A stretch of the Zeugodacus cucurbitae isolate PBARC_wt_2022May chromosome 6, idZeuCucr1.2, whole genome shotgun sequence genome encodes the following:
- the LOC105213482 gene encoding uncharacterized protein LOC105213482, translating to MFSSIASFIFGSSTTESTNCKPIKISELQEGQNCNLTHDKQREGRSEKHSKTNETNVEYQGRRKSNKRNNRKNKNNKHVLNKIKPVNSGPNSVLDVLTSASSDADFDLGDDWFLVEKEDVNSSSSKEDLSLAEHYNRTSTPISEISDFSTVHQDNSNNTYQNQQKNFEKHNCDLTSGFIGASIRPTAISKFRNTTSKSDVDGSNKSRLFADNSVNEPLHTVADNKDLGHNLSCGSSDSNGSGAKLFTMVDSWYMTPPPCFVSTGPIYMEMSPFENLLIEHPSMSIYHSIKAAQKASECFANFDLEADEISQTQADTKENFNPLESHAIIFVKPSSALLGQKTDPSIGKSAKTPRIDNCNATKLKMELFALNSQKSLAISDRRNLRRNAILRANQVREIQGRSAPRRRTDMQHSRVISGANNNRKCC from the exons ATGTTTAGCAGTATTGCGTCGTTTATCTTTGGATCAAGTACCACCGAAAGCACAAATTGTAAACCtattaaaatttctgaattACAAGAAGGCCAAAACTGTAATCTTACTCACGATAAGCAACGGGAAGGACGCTCTGAAAAGCATTCTAAAACCAATGAAACTAACGTTGAGTATCAAGGGAGACGTAAAAGTAATAAACGCAACAATCGaaagaataaaaacaacaaacatgtcctaaataaaataaagccagTTAATTCCGGACCAAATTCCGTTTTAGATGTCTTAACATCAGCATCGTCTGATGCCGATTTTGATTTAGGTGATGATTGGTTTCTTGTTGAAAAAGAGG acgtGAATAGCTCGAGCTCAAAAGAGGATTTGAGTTTAGCTGAACATTACAATAGAACATCAACGCCGATTTCGGAGATATCAGATTTTTCAACAGTGCACCAAGACAATAGTAACAACACGTATCAAAATCAGCaaaagaattttgaaaagcATAATTGTGACTTAACCTCTGGATTTATCGGAGCTAGTATTAGACCTACTGCAATAAGTAAATTTCGTAATACAACTAGCAAATCTGACGTTGATGGCTCCAACAAGTCGAGGTTGTTTGCTGATAACAGCGTCAATGAACCGCTGCACACTGTTGCCGATAATAAAGATTTAGGACATAACCTTAGCTGTGGCAGTAGTGATAGTAATGGTTCTGGAGCTAAACTATTTACAATGGTCGATTCATGGTATATGACACCTCCGCCATGTTTTGTTTCTACTGGCCCTATTTACATGGAAATGTCACCATTTGAAAATTTACTTATTGAACATCCTAG TATGTCAATATATCACAGTATTAAGGCTGCTCAAAAAGCTTCTGAATGCTTTGCAAATTTTGATCTCGAAGCAGATGAAATAAGTCAGACTCAGGCAGACACAAAAGAAAACTTCAATCCTCTAGAGTCACATGCAATAATTTTTGTCAAGCCATCGTCAGCTTTATTAGGACAA AAAACTGATCCAAGTATCGGAAAAAGTGCTAAAACTCCGCGTATTGACAATTGTAATGCGACTAAGCTAAAAATGGAGCTATTTGCCTTGAATAGCCAAAAG AGTTTAGCAATTTCCGACCGTCGAAACCTTCGTCGTAATGCCATTTTGCGTGCAAATCAGGTGCGTGAAATCCAAGGCAGGAGTGCTCCTCGGCGTCGCACTGACATGCAACACTCTCGAGTTATTAGTGGAGCTAATAACAATCGTAAATGTTGTTAA